A single window of Caldicellulosiruptor bescii DSM 6725 DNA harbors:
- the folE2 gene encoding GTP cyclohydrolase FolE2: MIDVQSQKDQRGISIQKVGIKDLNWPIVVMDRENKTQTTIAKIIAAAELKGDIRGTHMSRFIEAIDELKVVGPKEIEKLLDRIKEKLNSEKAYIRFDFPYFINKRTPVTATLSPLKVDCYFEAEKDQKFDLKVGVIVPVHTLCPCSKEISEYGAHNQRAYVTIEVRMKKFMWIEELVEIAEASASCPLYSILKRPDEKWVTERAYQNPRFVEDLLREVVLKMKEDGRIKWYKVFVESIESIHNHNAFAYIEGEITK; encoded by the coding sequence ATGATTGATGTTCAGAGCCAGAAAGACCAGAGAGGAATTTCCATCCAGAAAGTAGGGATAAAAGACTTGAACTGGCCAATTGTTGTAATGGATAGAGAAAACAAAACTCAGACAACGATTGCAAAAATCATTGCTGCAGCAGAGCTAAAAGGTGATATCAGAGGCACGCACATGTCCAGGTTCATCGAAGCTATAGATGAGCTGAAAGTTGTGGGACCTAAGGAGATAGAAAAGCTTTTGGATAGAATAAAAGAAAAGCTTAATTCAGAAAAAGCCTATATAAGGTTTGATTTTCCTTACTTTATCAACAAAAGAACACCTGTGACAGCAACGCTTTCTCCGCTTAAAGTTGACTGTTATTTTGAAGCTGAGAAAGACCAGAAATTTGATCTCAAGGTTGGTGTGATTGTCCCTGTTCACACTCTGTGTCCATGCTCAAAAGAAATTTCGGAGTATGGAGCTCACAACCAGAGAGCTTATGTGACGATAGAAGTGAGGATGAAGAAATTTATGTGGATTGAGGAACTTGTTGAGATTGCAGAAGCTTCTGCATCATGCCCTCTTTATTCTATCTTAAAAAGACCTGACGAGAAATGGGTGACAGAGAGAGCTTACCAGAACCCTCGCTTTGTTGAAGACCTTTTGAGAGAGGTTGTTTTGAAAATGAAGGAAGATGGGCGAATAAAATGGTATAAGGTTTTTGTTGAGTCAATTGAGAGCATTCACAACCACAATGCCTTTGCGTATATTGAAGGTGAAATAACAAAATGA
- the queD gene encoding 6-carboxytetrahydropterin synthase QueD, whose translation MLLKKIFKFDAAHNLTKYNGKCENLHGHTYKLAVTVEGKLDNQDMVIDFVLLKKIVQDEVIDILDHAYINDIIENPTAENIAKWIWKKLSKKIEEQGVKLYEIEVWETEDSSVIYRGEDE comes from the coding sequence ATGCTTCTCAAAAAAATCTTCAAATTTGATGCAGCGCATAATCTCACAAAGTATAATGGAAAATGTGAAAACCTTCACGGGCACACATACAAGCTTGCTGTAACAGTGGAAGGAAAACTCGATAACCAGGACATGGTGATAGACTTTGTGCTTTTAAAGAAGATTGTACAGGATGAAGTGATTGACATCTTAGACCATGCATATATAAACGATATTATAGAAAATCCTACTGCTGAGAACATTGCAAAGTGGATATGGAAAAAACTTAGCAAAAAAATAGAAGAACAAGGCGTCAAGCTTTATGAAATTGAAGTGTGGGAGACAGAGGACAGTAGCGTCATATACAGGGGTGAAGATGAATGA
- the pulA gene encoding type I pullulanase translates to MLVRAYIDDFNEIVVVLSQMVHSVKKEDFKVFLNEEEIDIEKIDKIIPHSDNPAEAETRGYEICEQKGKIRFVLKEGHFDYHRKPYKKPVFVIGEMNDWQISPEWEMTYSKLRGRYELIKDLKEIKIGQKFKFAEGASQKLWYPPGFGNDIVITEYFDRETAFTNMIRIIPSNRLLPNLKYKVVYKSEHIWARPREILTRPEFFYPGELGIKYEPYGTYFKLWAPTAYKVKVKVFDESENFRFEKEMARSENGTWNIYLTGDLKNHYYLYEVWHYNYDEDEGFIVYEVPDPYSKASSSNSQKSFIFDPADTLIEGWQQDEFVKTIEKQQDAIIYEMHVRDFTIDKNSGVDEKFRGKFLGLCQKSFYKEKFSTGLLHLKELGITHIHLLPISDFGSVDDKNPDKKYNWGYDPVLYQCPEYWYSTKSGGIEALKELKTMIKTLHQNGIGVVMDVVFNHTYHTKGGKFSIFDKIVPGYFYRIDDYGDYSNATGCGNEIATEKPMVRKFILDTIIYWTEDFHIDGFRFDLMGLIDTLTMRMIAKEVRKRNPYALIYGEGWVMGDSMCLLEERATIESTAHHGYSIGLFNDRIRDSIRGDLDGFKTGYMHGNLSDIERLKQGIRAAIDDFAKEPDECVNYVSCHDNLTLFDKAQKTMVGEDIFWIDRVCRLANAIILTSQGIPFLHGGVEFNRSKGGHPNTYNAGDNINKIDWSLKEKFYDTFKFYCDLIKLRKEHVAFRMRSSGEIRKYLKFLPAPDGIVAFLISYPYDAWKKIIVAYNPFKEKKVITLPEGVWKIKANDGIIFSEENELEAIGSFEISPVSLFIAYQK, encoded by the coding sequence ATGTTAGTGAGAGCATATATAGATGATTTTAACGAAATAGTTGTAGTACTTTCCCAAATGGTTCACTCTGTAAAGAAAGAAGATTTTAAAGTATTTCTGAATGAAGAAGAAATAGACATAGAAAAAATAGACAAGATAATTCCTCACTCTGACAATCCAGCTGAAGCAGAAACAAGAGGTTATGAAATATGCGAACAAAAGGGGAAGATAAGGTTTGTTTTAAAAGAAGGACATTTTGATTATCATAGAAAACCATACAAAAAACCAGTTTTTGTAATTGGTGAAATGAACGACTGGCAAATTTCACCTGAGTGGGAGATGACATACTCTAAATTGAGAGGCAGATATGAGCTTATAAAGGATTTAAAAGAAATAAAGATAGGGCAAAAATTTAAATTTGCAGAAGGTGCGAGCCAAAAACTTTGGTATCCACCAGGATTTGGTAACGATATTGTTATAACTGAATACTTTGACAGAGAAACGGCTTTTACAAATATGATAAGAATTATTCCCTCAAATAGATTATTGCCAAATTTAAAATACAAGGTTGTCTATAAATCAGAGCATATTTGGGCAAGACCAAGAGAAATTCTAACAAGGCCTGAGTTTTTTTATCCGGGTGAGCTTGGAATAAAGTATGAGCCATACGGCACTTACTTTAAACTGTGGGCACCTACAGCATACAAAGTAAAGGTTAAGGTATTTGATGAGAGTGAAAATTTCAGGTTCGAAAAAGAGATGGCACGTTCTGAGAATGGTACATGGAACATATATCTTACAGGAGACTTGAAAAACCACTACTATCTTTATGAGGTTTGGCATTACAATTATGATGAAGACGAAGGGTTTATTGTGTATGAGGTTCCTGACCCTTACTCGAAAGCTTCTTCCTCAAACTCTCAAAAATCTTTCATATTTGACCCGGCAGATACTCTTATTGAAGGCTGGCAACAGGATGAGTTTGTGAAAACGATAGAAAAACAACAAGATGCTATCATTTACGAGATGCATGTGCGAGACTTTACAATTGATAAAAATTCAGGTGTAGATGAAAAGTTTAGAGGAAAGTTTTTAGGTCTTTGTCAGAAGAGTTTTTACAAAGAAAAGTTCTCAACAGGGCTTTTACATTTAAAAGAGCTTGGAATTACACACATTCATCTTCTTCCTATTTCTGATTTTGGGAGTGTTGATGATAAAAATCCTGATAAAAAATACAACTGGGGATATGACCCTGTTTTGTATCAATGTCCTGAGTACTGGTATTCAACAAAAAGTGGTGGAATTGAAGCTTTAAAAGAGCTTAAGACCATGATTAAAACTTTGCACCAAAACGGCATAGGTGTTGTGATGGATGTTGTTTTCAACCACACATACCACACAAAGGGTGGAAAGTTTTCTATTTTTGACAAAATTGTTCCCGGCTATTTTTACAGGATAGATGACTATGGCGACTATTCAAACGCAACAGGCTGTGGTAATGAGATTGCGACAGAAAAGCCAATGGTCCGAAAGTTTATACTTGATACAATTATATACTGGACAGAAGATTTTCACATAGATGGATTTAGATTTGACTTAATGGGGCTTATTGATACACTTACCATGAGAATGATTGCGAAAGAAGTGCGCAAGCGAAATCCGTATGCCCTTATTTATGGTGAAGGATGGGTGATGGGAGATAGTATGTGCCTTTTAGAAGAGAGGGCAACAATTGAGTCAACAGCGCACCATGGATATTCCATTGGACTTTTTAACGATAGAATAAGAGATAGTATAAGAGGTGACCTTGACGGATTTAAAACAGGATATATGCATGGAAATCTTTCTGATATTGAAAGATTAAAACAGGGTATAAGGGCAGCCATTGACGATTTTGCAAAGGAACCAGATGAATGTGTTAATTATGTTTCATGCCATGATAATTTAACTCTTTTTGACAAGGCACAAAAGACAATGGTTGGCGAAGATATATTCTGGATTGACCGGGTATGCCGCTTAGCGAATGCAATCATTTTAACATCTCAGGGCATTCCGTTTTTGCATGGTGGAGTTGAGTTCAATAGGAGCAAAGGAGGACATCCGAACACATACAACGCAGGGGATAATATAAACAAGATTGACTGGAGTTTAAAAGAGAAGTTTTATGACACTTTTAAATTTTATTGCGACCTTATAAAACTGCGAAAAGAACATGTGGCGTTTAGAATGCGTTCATCAGGTGAAATAAGAAAATATTTAAAATTCTTGCCAGCACCTGATGGCATTGTGGCTTTTTTGATTTCGTATCCCTATGATGCATGGAAAAAAATAATTGTTGCATATAATCCTTTTAAAGAAAAGAAGGTAATTACACTTCCTGAAGGAGTATGGAAGATAAAAGCAAATGATGGTATAATATTTTCAGAAGAAAATGAACTGGAAGCAATAGGCAGTTTTGAAATTTCACCTGTCAGTCTTTTTATAGCATATCAGAAATAA
- a CDS encoding DUF58 domain-containing protein produces METFWLFIICSLLFALNFFVTKKFGLKNVEYEIYFEENKKTEGDEIHIVERIYNGKALPLPWVKSEFEVSASFFMENAKNYVVGNKLRYISIFFLLPYQQIVRRHRFVATKRGFYKLDKIYLVTGDLFGLSMDDRCYYVNSNITIYPAFLDLKKHLLPRSSLSGEVVIKRHYYEDIFHFAGIREYQSFDSFNRINWNATAKYNTLMVNKYEYTSSGDALILLNVQSSEYERKEVFNKNAIELGIKIAASLTKECLDNHIPVGFVCNGIDEETLEPLEILLPSQDSNQLLKILETLAHIKIQVNEYFEALLYQVLRSYNFRELFIITSFVNKEMEDSILLYSSLGVKFTIILLEYDEKPFKLESENVRIFLAKQHLLENVRT; encoded by the coding sequence ATGGAAACCTTTTGGCTGTTTATAATATGCTCTTTATTATTTGCTCTAAATTTTTTCGTTACTAAAAAATTTGGACTAAAAAACGTTGAGTATGAAATCTACTTTGAAGAAAATAAAAAAACTGAAGGTGATGAGATTCATATTGTTGAAAGAATTTACAACGGTAAAGCTCTGCCACTTCCATGGGTAAAATCCGAATTTGAAGTATCAGCATCATTTTTCATGGAAAATGCAAAAAATTATGTAGTAGGAAATAAGCTAAGGTACATCAGCATTTTCTTTCTTCTACCTTACCAGCAAATAGTAAGGCGGCACAGATTTGTTGCAACAAAAAGAGGATTTTATAAACTTGATAAAATATATCTTGTCACTGGTGACCTTTTCGGTCTTTCAATGGATGACAGGTGTTACTATGTAAATTCCAATATTACCATTTACCCAGCATTTTTGGACCTGAAAAAACACCTTCTGCCCCGTTCAAGCCTCTCAGGCGAAGTTGTGATAAAAAGACATTATTATGAAGATATATTTCACTTTGCAGGAATAAGAGAGTATCAGTCTTTTGATTCTTTCAATAGAATAAACTGGAACGCAACTGCAAAGTATAATACTTTGATGGTAAACAAGTACGAATACACCTCATCAGGTGATGCTTTAATACTTTTGAATGTCCAAAGTTCAGAGTATGAAAGAAAAGAGGTTTTTAACAAAAACGCAATCGAACTTGGAATAAAGATTGCAGCAAGCCTGACAAAAGAATGCTTAGATAATCACATTCCAGTTGGTTTTGTTTGCAATGGCATAGACGAAGAAACTCTTGAGCCGCTTGAAATCTTGCTGCCATCACAAGATTCAAATCAGCTTTTAAAAATTCTCGAAACACTTGCACACATTAAAATTCAGGTAAACGAATACTTTGAAGCTTTGCTTTATCAAGTTTTAAGAAGTTACAACTTTCGTGAGCTTTTTATAATAACTTCTTTTGTTAACAAGGAGATGGAAGACTCTATCCTTCTTTATTCCTCACTCGGAGTTAAGTTTACTATTATTCTTCTTGAATATGATGAAAAACCTTTCAAATTAGAATCAGAAAATGTAAGAATTTTTCTGGCAAAACAGCATCTTTTAGAAAACGTTAGAACTTGA
- a CDS encoding putative bifunctional diguanylate cyclase/phosphodiesterase, with product MSEKNKDLNCKANNYAAKISIIYAVVSAIWILISDVLTTIFFAKKELVTFISVFKGWLFVFITASLLYLLIRKKIYSLYLSENKLQNAIEELQKTNDELSKTQEKLVVQYKKLAKNQEKIKELAYFDQLTNLPNRNHFMLALEKAIRDAHFKGQQLALMCIDIDNFSKINNTLGHATGDVVLKEIAQRLKEAVGNNGFVARLTGDEFGIIIYNFLDFNVLNYFIYKIFNLFSTSWEIMEYNFNITPSMGIAIYPSDGQDSISLLKNADKALNLAKEKGKNTFCFYNLEMDNILQQRLEFESDLRKAIEKDQFVLYYQPIVDLEKMQLCGAEGLIRWIHPQKGLISPMSFIPIAEQTGLISQIGQWVLTKVITDLKSIREVTNHNFYISFNASLREFSSANFVDNVLYTIEALKGDPTSLGIEITESVAMADPQNTIKSLNTFKEKGIKVFLDDFGTGYSSLNYLKQLPIDVVKIDRSFIANMSTDIKEQKIAKSLINLSHILDLKVVAEGIENSQQAEILKSFECDFGQGYLFGKPLPKDQFIEFAKRF from the coding sequence ATGTCTGAAAAAAATAAAGACTTAAACTGTAAAGCAAATAATTATGCAGCTAAAATATCAATAATATATGCAGTTGTGAGCGCAATTTGGATTTTAATCTCTGATGTGCTAACAACAATTTTCTTTGCTAAAAAAGAGCTTGTTACTTTCATTTCAGTATTTAAAGGCTGGCTCTTTGTGTTTATCACTGCAAGCCTTTTGTATTTGTTGATTCGCAAAAAAATCTATTCGCTTTACCTTTCTGAAAATAAGCTTCAAAATGCTATCGAGGAACTTCAAAAGACAAATGATGAGCTTTCCAAAACACAGGAAAAGCTTGTTGTCCAGTACAAAAAACTTGCAAAAAACCAGGAAAAGATAAAAGAACTTGCTTACTTTGACCAGCTAACTAATCTGCCAAATAGAAATCATTTTATGTTAGCTCTCGAAAAGGCTATCAGGGATGCTCATTTCAAAGGGCAGCAACTTGCTCTGATGTGTATCGATATTGATAATTTCAGTAAAATTAATAATACTCTTGGTCATGCGACTGGTGACGTTGTTTTAAAAGAAATTGCGCAAAGGCTTAAAGAAGCGGTGGGTAATAACGGGTTTGTTGCAAGACTAACAGGAGATGAGTTTGGAATAATAATTTATAATTTTCTTGATTTTAACGTCTTGAATTACTTCATCTACAAAATTTTTAATTTATTTTCAACATCATGGGAAATAATGGAATATAATTTTAATATTACACCAAGTATGGGGATTGCTATATATCCTTCAGATGGGCAGGATAGTATATCCCTTTTGAAGAATGCCGATAAGGCCTTGAATCTTGCCAAGGAAAAAGGCAAAAATACTTTCTGCTTTTACAATCTGGAAATGGACAATATACTTCAGCAGAGGCTTGAATTCGAATCAGACTTGAGAAAGGCGATTGAAAAAGACCAGTTCGTTTTGTATTATCAGCCTATTGTAGACCTTGAAAAAATGCAGCTGTGCGGAGCAGAAGGGCTTATTCGCTGGATACATCCACAAAAGGGGCTTATATCGCCCATGTCTTTCATCCCAATTGCTGAGCAGACAGGACTCATATCACAAATTGGTCAATGGGTATTGACAAAGGTCATTACGGATTTGAAGAGCATCAGAGAAGTAACAAACCACAACTTTTATATTTCTTTCAATGCGTCCTTAAGAGAGTTTTCAAGCGCAAATTTTGTTGATAACGTACTTTATACAATTGAAGCCTTAAAAGGTGACCCAACTTCTTTGGGAATAGAGATTACAGAATCGGTTGCAATGGCAGACCCTCAAAATACCATAAAGTCGCTGAACACCTTCAAAGAAAAAGGCATTAAAGTTTTTCTTGACGACTTTGGCACAGGTTATTCTTCCTTGAACTATCTAAAACAGCTTCCCATTGATGTTGTTAAAATCGACAGAAGTTTCATAGCCAATATGAGCACTGACATTAAAGAACAAAAAATAGCCAAAAGCCTGATTAACCTTTCTCACATCTTAGATTTAAAAGTTGTGGCAGAGGGTATTGAAAATAGTCAGCAGGCTGAGATATTAAAATCTTTTGAGTGTGATTTTGGACAGGGATATTTGTTTGGAAAACCTCTTCCAAAAGACCAATTTATAGAGTTTGCAAAGAGGTTTTGA
- a CDS encoding TMEM106 family protein: protein MKIKIYTKRLGISIAAFIFGILFIILLIRNFTVKNTPSQNDNITYIKNMFELKNANLVEDNIVIEKLPDDTFMFKYLFEDTKSKYEIYIKEDQSIVFFKKLTPSDTVNRFSISDVKAKAFKLLYKFAPYTKGNVELEVASMPNAYVCVFNRYEGDKRVLGNWATVVLNRDNGELLEFNINWYKDINFKSTAKKGNEESKILSSIKVVPVLSSDSFLKYTTMNNILGLKDVYYDFVDGKVYPQINLPTNTLNIRDYNSYVEYAQKKAQVEYVKLKFGKILNLLSSQARRISFSASEFSVSSGGEYSYTKKSFLGTVKITADKYGNILKAMADLKSSGEIKKVDSKVLNDRAEQIMQVLVGKYVVAKSYIFENDNQHTISYKLYIGNAYIMNGKLEITFDKLSGEVLKLDFDLGIRPEFMEKVKTLKSPSEYINLIKSSGFEEVYVLTKEYGKVYLYQKPVEAHLALKPKFDMTYLMHATK, encoded by the coding sequence ATGAAAATTAAGATCTATACAAAAAGACTTGGAATAAGCATTGCAGCGTTTATATTTGGAATTTTGTTTATAATCCTTTTAATCAGAAATTTTACGGTCAAAAATACACCATCCCAAAATGACAACATAACCTATATAAAAAATATGTTTGAACTGAAGAATGCAAATCTTGTTGAGGACAATATTGTCATTGAAAAGTTACCGGATGATACCTTTATGTTCAAATATCTTTTTGAAGACACAAAATCAAAATATGAAATATATATAAAAGAAGACCAGTCAATAGTTTTTTTTAAGAAATTGACTCCCTCAGATACAGTTAACAGATTTTCGATAAGTGATGTAAAAGCAAAAGCTTTCAAGCTTTTGTATAAATTTGCGCCGTATACAAAAGGGAATGTTGAGCTTGAAGTAGCATCAATGCCAAACGCTTATGTTTGTGTTTTTAATCGATACGAAGGAGACAAAAGGGTTTTAGGAAACTGGGCAACAGTTGTACTTAACAGAGATAATGGTGAACTTTTAGAATTTAATATAAACTGGTATAAAGATATTAACTTCAAAAGTACAGCCAAAAAAGGAAATGAAGAGAGCAAAATTTTAAGTAGCATAAAGGTTGTACCTGTTTTGAGTAGTGATTCTTTTTTAAAATATACAACAATGAACAATATACTTGGATTAAAGGATGTCTACTATGACTTTGTTGATGGTAAGGTGTATCCACAGATTAATCTACCTACAAACACTTTAAATATTCGGGATTACAATAGCTATGTTGAGTATGCTCAAAAAAAAGCACAAGTTGAATATGTAAAGTTGAAATTTGGAAAAATTTTGAATCTGCTTTCTTCTCAGGCAAGACGTATTTCTTTTTCTGCTTCTGAATTTAGTGTATCTTCAGGTGGAGAATACTCATACACTAAGAAAAGTTTTCTTGGCACTGTAAAGATAACTGCCGACAAGTACGGGAACATATTAAAAGCCATGGCAGATTTAAAATCATCTGGTGAAATAAAAAAGGTTGACTCTAAGGTCTTAAACGATAGAGCCGAACAGATTATGCAGGTGCTTGTTGGCAAATACGTTGTAGCTAAATCTTATATATTTGAAAATGACAATCAACACACTATAAGTTATAAACTCTATATAGGAAATGCCTACATAATGAATGGAAAACTTGAAATTACATTTGATAAACTTTCTGGCGAGGTCTTAAAACTTGATTTTGATTTAGGCATAAGACCAGAGTTTATGGAAAAGGTGAAAACTCTAAAAAGTCCATCCGAGTATATAAATCTCATAAAATCAAGTGGATTTGAAGAGGTTTATGTCTTAACAAAAGAATATGGGAAAGTATATCTTTACCAGAAACCTGTTGAGGCGCACTTAGCGCTAAAACCCAAATTTGATATGACATATCTTATGCATGCAACCAAATAA
- a CDS encoding amidohydrolase: MDIIIKNAKIYTMDEKGIIEKGDILIKDGKIAKIDQNINEDSSMVIDATGRLVFPGFIDAHSHIGMWEDSVGFEGADGNEDSDPVTPHLRAIDAINPFDRSFEEAIEGGVTCVATGPGSANVIGGQFCVIKTFGKRVDKMVVKEPAAMKVAFGENPKSVYHEKHQMPQTRMATAAILREALFKAREYLNKKLEAQQDEEKDMPEFDMKSESLIKVLTKEIPLKAHAHRADDIFTAIRIAKEFDVNITLDHVTDGYLIVDELKQENIPCIVGPNLTDRSKVELKNLDFKNPGILSKEGILVAIMTDHPVIPQKYLVLCSALACKSGMDEIEALKAITINPAKILGIDNRVGSIKEGKDADIVIYKGHPFDIFSEVEYVLIDGRVVYHRK; the protein is encoded by the coding sequence ATGGACATCATAATAAAAAATGCAAAAATTTACACAATGGATGAAAAAGGAATTATTGAAAAAGGCGATATACTTATCAAGGATGGCAAGATAGCCAAGATAGACCAAAACATAAATGAAGATAGTAGCATGGTAATAGATGCAACAGGCAGGCTTGTCTTTCCAGGCTTTATAGATGCACACTCACACATAGGGATGTGGGAAGACTCTGTCGGGTTTGAAGGTGCCGATGGGAACGAAGACTCAGACCCTGTCACGCCACACTTAAGAGCAATTGATGCTATAAATCCATTTGACAGAAGTTTTGAAGAGGCAATTGAAGGTGGCGTTACATGTGTTGCAACAGGACCGGGAAGCGCTAACGTGATAGGCGGGCAGTTTTGTGTCATCAAGACGTTTGGCAAGAGAGTTGACAAGATGGTTGTGAAAGAACCTGCTGCAATGAAGGTTGCTTTCGGTGAAAATCCCAAAAGCGTTTATCACGAAAAACACCAGATGCCTCAAACACGCATGGCAACTGCTGCAATCTTGAGAGAGGCACTTTTTAAGGCAAGAGAGTACTTAAATAAAAAGCTTGAGGCTCAGCAGGATGAGGAAAAAGATATGCCAGAGTTTGATATGAAAAGTGAAAGCCTTATAAAGGTTTTAACAAAAGAGATTCCGCTGAAAGCACATGCTCACAGAGCAGATGACATATTCACGGCAATAAGGATTGCCAAAGAATTTGATGTAAATATTACTCTTGATCATGTGACAGACGGATATTTGATTGTGGATGAGCTAAAACAAGAAAATATCCCATGCATTGTTGGACCAAACCTTACTGATAGATCAAAGGTTGAGCTTAAAAACCTTGATTTTAAAAATCCAGGTATACTTTCTAAAGAAGGCATTCTTGTTGCTATTATGACTGACCATCCTGTCATTCCGCAAAAATATCTTGTGCTATGTAGCGCGCTTGCGTGCAAGAGCGGAATGGATGAGATAGAGGCTCTAAAAGCAATTACTATAAACCCTGCAAAGATTTTAGGAATTGATAACAGAGTTGGGAGTATAAAGGAAGGTAAAGATGCTGATATTGTAATATACAAGGGTCATCCTTTTGACATATTTTCTGAGGTTGAATATGTCTTGATTGATGGTAGAGTTGTATATCATCGCAAATAA
- the rimI gene encoding ribosomal protein S18-alanine N-acetyltransferase, whose translation MRKGLIRRMTKEDIDMVHEIEILSFSMPWSRESFEYELKNEFAIYYVYEEDDRVWGFAGMHHIVDEGHITNIAVHPQKRGQGIGKLLLSALISYAKENGLVGLTLEVRSKNHVAISLYKSFGFVQEGIRKNYYSNPPDDAIIMWLWL comes from the coding sequence ATGAGAAAAGGCCTAATAAGAAGGATGACAAAAGAGGATATAGATATGGTGCATGAGATAGAAATTTTATCGTTTTCTATGCCATGGAGCAGAGAAAGCTTTGAGTATGAGCTTAAAAATGAGTTTGCTATATATTATGTATATGAAGAAGATGACAGAGTATGGGGTTTTGCAGGAATGCACCATATTGTGGATGAAGGTCATATTACAAATATTGCTGTACATCCTCAAAAAAGAGGGCAGGGAATAGGAAAACTTCTTCTTTCTGCCCTCATTTCATATGCAAAAGAAAATGGTTTGGTTGGTCTTACACTTGAGGTGAGAAGCAAAAACCATGTTGCTATTTCGCTTTACAAGAGCTTTGGATTTGTTCAGGAAGGTATAAGAAAAAATTACTATTCCAACCCCCCGGATGATGCCATAATTATGTGGCTGTGGCTTTAG
- the tsaB gene encoding tRNA (adenosine(37)-N6)-threonylcarbamoyltransferase complex dimerization subunit type 1 TsaB has product MKILAIETSGKVASTALLEDYKVISEIVLNTKLVHSVMLIDLIDQVLRNASSKIEDVDLFAASIGPGSFTGLRIGVSTIKGFCYATSKPCIGVDTLMALCYNFWACSDFLMPILDAKSQKVFTGIFRFEKGKLKTYHPTSILDIEEAKELAKKYDPVLLGEGLDIYDFSEFRISPKFLQYQKASNVGILALTLAQEGKICSHFDLIPVYLKKSYAERDHDT; this is encoded by the coding sequence ATGAAGATATTGGCGATTGAGACGTCTGGCAAGGTGGCAAGCACTGCCTTGCTGGAAGATTACAAGGTGATTTCTGAGATAGTTCTTAACACAAAACTTGTTCACTCTGTGATGTTAATCGATTTAATTGACCAGGTATTAAGAAATGCCTCGAGTAAAATAGAAGATGTTGACCTATTTGCAGCATCAATAGGACCTGGTTCTTTTACCGGACTTAGAATTGGTGTTTCAACAATAAAAGGTTTTTGCTATGCTACTTCAAAGCCATGTATAGGTGTTGATACTTTGATGGCTCTTTGCTATAACTTCTGGGCTTGTTCAGATTTTTTAATGCCCATTTTAGATGCAAAGTCGCAAAAGGTATTTACTGGAATTTTCAGATTCGAGAAGGGCAAACTCAAAACATATCATCCAACTTCGATACTTGATATCGAAGAAGCAAAAGAGCTTGCAAAAAAATATGATCCTGTTTTGCTTGGTGAGGGTTTGGATATTTATGATTTCTCTGAGTTTAGAATATCTCCCAAGTTTTTGCAGTATCAAAAAGCATCAAATGTTGGAATTTTGGCTCTCACACTTGCCCAGGAAGGCAAGATTTGTTCTCATTTTGACCTTATACCAGTTTACCTTAAAAAATCGTATGCAGAAAGGGACCATGACACATGA
- the tsaE gene encoding tRNA (adenosine(37)-N6)-threonylcarbamoyltransferase complex ATPase subunit type 1 TsaE, producing MKEIMSYSYDETVSIGYKIGRNLFKGAIVALEGELGSGKTALTRGIASAFGIEDISSPTFTIFHVYEGKDGILVYHFDIYRIEEAELEDIGYEEYFYSDGIVIIEWADKLKRLYPKEYLKVEIKKVDEHVRKILITGVGEKYKKIEDVIEKDEDIGD from the coding sequence ATGAAGGAGATAATGTCTTATTCGTATGATGAGACAGTATCGATTGGCTATAAAATTGGAAGAAATCTTTTCAAAGGTGCAATTGTTGCCTTAGAAGGAGAACTTGGAAGCGGTAAGACTGCTCTAACAAGGGGTATTGCAAGTGCCTTCGGGATAGAAGATATTTCAAGTCCGACATTTACAATATTTCATGTATATGAAGGCAAAGATGGTATTTTGGTTTATCATTTTGATATTTACAGGATTGAAGAGGCAGAGCTTGAGGATATAGGGTATGAGGAGTATTTTTATAGTGATGGAATTGTTATAATTGAGTGGGCGGATAAGTTAAAAAGACTTTATCCTAAAGAATATTTAAAAGTTGAGATTAAAAAAGTAGATGAACATGTTCGAAAAATATTGATAACAGGTGTTGGTGAGAAGTACAAAAAGATTGAGGATGTGATAGAAAAAGATGAAGATATTGGCGATTGA